The following proteins are co-located in the Poecile atricapillus isolate bPoeAtr1 chromosome 2, bPoeAtr1.hap1, whole genome shotgun sequence genome:
- the NME8 gene encoding thioredoxin domain-containing protein 3, which yields MAGKKKEIQLQTVIATQDQWDEMLQIKGIVVIDVYRAWCGPCKAVMNLFRKLRIDFSDDNMLHFAVAEADSVETLKPFRRSCEPVFLFCVHGKILAMVKGVNAPLITKTVTELVQEEREIAAGEKERAEVEELVFPEEGSSEGSAEEAVEEEVLTYSVGIIKPDDVLAGRVEEIKKKIRDAGFDIKAAEERMLTEEQIRVFYARNKDEPDFDAFVKFMMSGPCHVLIISKLEATDAIPQWKELHKTSESGEPEEPAKVPAVTETESLVNLCDVQDSVEDASRQLAFFFPNFHINAEHAERTLAIIRPTLLKERRDSIMQRIKDDGFQIAMQKEIILSEEQVRTFYSEHVNQDYFPALLEQMTSGPTLVLALTRENAVSHWRNLLGPKTLEKAKENPESLRAQYAFENIPINQLHGSSTLSDAQKELEFFFPEEQTLALIKPEAAKTHKDEIMNKVKEAGFNISKIKEQALTREMAAQIYKDHQGKPFFEELVNCMTEGPSVIMVLSKENAVEEWRNLMGPADPEEAKKTCPESIRAQFAHDILSNAVHGSSNVEHAERSIQFAFGELDAD from the exons TAATAGATGTGTATCGAGCTTGGTGTGGTCCTTGCAAAGCTGTGATGAATTTATTCAGAAAACTAAGGATTGACTTTAGTGATGACAATATGCTGCATTTTGCTGTG GCAGAAGCTGACAGCGTTGAAACTCTGAAACCATTTAGGAGGAGCTGTGAAcctgtgtttcttttttgtgtt CATGGTAAAATTCTTGCCATGGTGAAAGGTGTAAATGCTCCTCTCATCACTAAGACAGTAACAGAGCTAGTGCAAGAAGAGAGGGAAATTgcagctggagaaaaggaacGTGCTGAG GTAGAAGAACTTGTTTTTCCAGAAGAAGGTTCATCAGAAGGCTCTGCTGAGGAGGCTGTAGAGGAGG aaGTACTCACTTATTCTGTTGGAATTATAAAACCTGATGATGTCTTAGCGGGACGCGtagaagaaattaagaaaaag ATTAGAGATGCAGGATTTGACATTAAAGCAGCAGAGGAGAGAATGCTTACAGAAGAGCAAATCAGAGTATTTTATGCCCGGAATAAAGATGAg CCTGACTTTGACGCATTTGTTAAATTCATGATGAGTGGACCATGCCATGTTTTGATAATCAGTAAACTAGAAGCAACTGATGCAATTCCTCAATGGAAAGAGCTACACAAAACAAGTGAGTCTGGTGAGCCTGAGGAGCCAGCCAA GGTGCCAGCAGTTACAGAAACTGAGAGTCTGGTAAATTTATGTGATGTGCAAGACAGTGTTGAAGATGCCAGCAGACAACTTGCCttctttttcccaaattttcatATAAATGCAGAACATGCTGAAAGGACTTTGGCCATAATTAGACCTACTCTCCTGAAGGAAAGGCGAG ATTCCATCATGCAAAGGATAAAGGATGATGGTTTCCAAATAGCAATGCAGAAGGAAATAATTCTGTCTGAGGAACAAGTACGTACATTTTACAGTGAGCATGTAAATCAAGACTACTTCCCAGCCCTTCTAGAGCAAATGACCAG TGGTCCAACTCTTGTATTGGCTCTAACACGAGAAAATGCTGTATCACACTGGAGGAATTTACTAGGTCCAAAGACTCTTGAAAAGGCTAAGGAAAATCCAGAGAG TTTGCGTGCACAGTATGCATTTGAAAACATACCTATCAATCAGCTGCACGGCAGCTCTACACTCAGTGACGCTCAGAAGGAACTAGAGTTCTTCTTCCCTGAGGAGCAAACCCTTGCATTAATCAAACCTGAAGCTGCTAAGACTCATAAAG ATGAAATTATGAATAAAGTGAAAGAGGCTGGATTTAACATCTCAAAGATAAAAGAACAAGCTTTAACTCGTGAAATGGCTGCACAGATTTACAAGGATCACCAAGGAAAACCCTTTTTTGAGGAGTTGGTGAATTGTATGACAGA GGGTCCATCAGTGATAATGGTCTTATCAAAGGAAAATGCTGTAGAAGAGTGGAGGAACCTAATGGGCCCAGCTGATCCAGAAGAGGCAAAGAAGACCTGTCCTGAATCAATTCGGGCTCAGTTTGCACACGATATTTTGTCTAATGCTGTTCATGGATCATCTAATGTAGAACATGCAGAGAGAAGCATTCAGTTTGCATTTGGAGAGCTGGATGCAGACTAA
- the SFRP4 gene encoding secreted frizzled-related protein 4 isoform X1 translates to MLRALVAVSLWLRVSPRAQGAPCEAVRIPMCRSMPWNITRMPNHLHHSTQENAVLAIEQYEELVATGCSPVLPFFLCAMYAPICTLEFLYDPIKPCRSVCQRARDGCEPIMRRYNHSWPESLACDDLPVYDRGVCISPEAIVTDVPEDVKWTDFTQGFMVPDRPLEHDCRSRGQGEPRMTPRLHLPGDRVPLTPLNLSPFSSFEERCRCKKTKPTLSTYLAKNYSYIIHAKVKSVERGNCNEITTVVEVKDILKSSTPIPLSQVPLLTNSSCQCPPLQPKQDVLIMCYEWRSRLMLLDGCLVEKWKDQLNRRFKRWEQRLQEQKRRTARSKNQNSGRSGQSGALKPQAKNTNPLISVPKKAIKIRNGQKEINPKKV, encoded by the exons atgctGCGCGCCTTGGTGGCGGTGTCCCTGTGGCTGCGGGTGAGCCCGCGGGCGCAGGGCGCGCCGTGCGAGGCGGTGCGCATCCCCATGTGCCGCTCCATGCCCTGGAATATCACCCGCATGCCCAACCACCTCCACCACAGCACCCAGGAAAACGCCGTCCTCGCTATCGAACAGTACGAGGAGCTGGTGGCCACCGGCTGCAGCCCGGTCCTGCCCTTCTTCCTCTGCGCCATGTACGCCCCCATCTGCACCCTGGAGTTCCTCTACGACCCCATCAAGCCGTGCCGCTCCGTGTGCCAGCGCGCCCGCGACGGCTGCGAGCCCATCATGCGCCGCTACAACCACAGCTGGCCCGAGAGCCTGGCTTGCGACGACCTCCCCGTCTACGACCGCGGCGTCTGCATCTCCCCAGAGGCCATCGTCACCGACGTGCCGGAGG ATGTGAAGTGGACGGACTTTACACAGGGCTTTATGGTGCCGGACAGACCCCTGGAGCATGACTGCAGGAGCCGCGGCCAGGGTGAGCCCCGGATGACCCCCCGCCTCCACCTCCCCGGAGACAGGGTCCCTCTGACACCCCTCaacctttctcctttctcttcctttgaaGAGCGGTGCAGGTGCAAAAAGACAAAGCCTACGCTGTCAACCTACTTGGCCAAGAACTACAGCTACA TCATTCACGCTAAAGTAAAAAGCGTAGAAAGAGGGAACTGCAATGAGATAACGACTGTGGTTGAAGTCAAAGACATACTCAAGTCTTCAACGCCAATTCCTCTGTCCCAAGTGCCTCTTCTTACAAATTCCTCCTGCCAGTGCCCGCCTCTTCAACCAAAGCAGGATGTTCTCATCATGTGCTATGAGTGGCGCTCAAG gTTGATGCTTCTTGATGGATGTCTAGTTGAAAAATGGAAGGACCAACTAAACAGAAGATTTAAG AGGTGGGAACAGAGACTCCAAGAGCAAAAGCGGCGAACTGCGCGCAGTAAGAACCAGAATTCAGGACGCAGTGGTCAGAGTGGAGCCCTGAAACCACAAGCCAAGAACACCAACCCACTGATCAGTGTCCCCAAAAAGGCcattaaaataagaaatggCCAGAAGGAAATCAACCCAAAAAAAGTATGA
- the SFRP4 gene encoding secreted frizzled-related protein 4 isoform X2 codes for MLRALVAVSLWLRVSPRAQGAPCEAVRIPMCRSMPWNITRMPNHLHHSTQENAVLAIEQYEELVATGCSPVLPFFLCAMYAPICTLEFLYDPIKPCRSVCQRARDGCEPIMRRYNHSWPESLACDDLPVYDRGVCISPEAIVTDVPEDVKWTDFTQGFMVPDRPLEHDCRSRGQERCRCKKTKPTLSTYLAKNYSYIIHAKVKSVERGNCNEITTVVEVKDILKSSTPIPLSQVPLLTNSSCQCPPLQPKQDVLIMCYEWRSRLMLLDGCLVEKWKDQLNRRFKRWEQRLQEQKRRTARSKNQNSGRSGQSGALKPQAKNTNPLISVPKKAIKIRNGQKEINPKKV; via the exons atgctGCGCGCCTTGGTGGCGGTGTCCCTGTGGCTGCGGGTGAGCCCGCGGGCGCAGGGCGCGCCGTGCGAGGCGGTGCGCATCCCCATGTGCCGCTCCATGCCCTGGAATATCACCCGCATGCCCAACCACCTCCACCACAGCACCCAGGAAAACGCCGTCCTCGCTATCGAACAGTACGAGGAGCTGGTGGCCACCGGCTGCAGCCCGGTCCTGCCCTTCTTCCTCTGCGCCATGTACGCCCCCATCTGCACCCTGGAGTTCCTCTACGACCCCATCAAGCCGTGCCGCTCCGTGTGCCAGCGCGCCCGCGACGGCTGCGAGCCCATCATGCGCCGCTACAACCACAGCTGGCCCGAGAGCCTGGCTTGCGACGACCTCCCCGTCTACGACCGCGGCGTCTGCATCTCCCCAGAGGCCATCGTCACCGACGTGCCGGAGG ATGTGAAGTGGACGGACTTTACACAGGGCTTTATGGTGCCGGACAGACCCCTGGAGCATGACTGCAGGAGCCGCGGCCAGG AGCGGTGCAGGTGCAAAAAGACAAAGCCTACGCTGTCAACCTACTTGGCCAAGAACTACAGCTACA TCATTCACGCTAAAGTAAAAAGCGTAGAAAGAGGGAACTGCAATGAGATAACGACTGTGGTTGAAGTCAAAGACATACTCAAGTCTTCAACGCCAATTCCTCTGTCCCAAGTGCCTCTTCTTACAAATTCCTCCTGCCAGTGCCCGCCTCTTCAACCAAAGCAGGATGTTCTCATCATGTGCTATGAGTGGCGCTCAAG gTTGATGCTTCTTGATGGATGTCTAGTTGAAAAATGGAAGGACCAACTAAACAGAAGATTTAAG AGGTGGGAACAGAGACTCCAAGAGCAAAAGCGGCGAACTGCGCGCAGTAAGAACCAGAATTCAGGACGCAGTGGTCAGAGTGGAGCCCTGAAACCACAAGCCAAGAACACCAACCCACTGATCAGTGTCCCCAAAAAGGCcattaaaataagaaatggCCAGAAGGAAATCAACCCAAAAAAAGTATGA